From Alosa sapidissima isolate fAloSap1 chromosome 2, fAloSap1.pri, whole genome shotgun sequence, one genomic window encodes:
- the LOC121695396 gene encoding E3 ubiquitin-protein ligase TRIM35-like, with protein MSLSNLCDPFLQDSDTASVGPEVLCSLHSVELKLFCLEDKQPVCYVCRDSIKHIGHNIRPMDETACDHKEELKIKLQPLQEKLKMFEEAKVAYDQTSKHIKTQAQNTEKQIKEEFERLHRFLRMEEAARIFALREEEEQKSLKMKEKIVKMRKKISSLSDSIRAIEKEMGADDITFLQSYKSTVERAQCTLQDPERVSGALINVAKHLGNLKFRVWEKMQKIIQYTPVTLDPNTAHPHLFLSEDLTGVRCVDERQPLPDNPERFEKYTSVLGSEGFNSGTHCWDVEVGDSEDWVLGVMAESGQRKGEHYSQSRLWYVKYTDVRCIACAPPQPYTLLTVKQKLQRIKVQLDWDRGELSFSDPDNNTHLHTFKHTFTERVFPYFATVPQLRILSMKASATVEKLKG; from the exons ATGTCATTGAGTAACCTGTGTGATCCCTTCCTACAGGACAGTGACACGGCTTCAGTCGGACCTGAGGTGCTCTGCAGTCTGCACAGTGTCGAACTCAAACTCTTCTGTCTGGAGGATAAGCAgcctgtgtgttatgtgtgcagAGACTCCATAAAACACATAGGCCACAACATACGCCCAATGGATGAAACAGCATGTGACCATAAG GAGGAGCTCAAGATCAAACTGCAGCCCTTACAGGAGAAACTGAAGATGTTTGAGGAAGCTAAAGTTGCTTATGATCAAACATCGAAACATATCAAG ACTCAGGCACAAAACACAGAGAAGCAGATCAAGGAGGAGTTTGAGAGGCTTCATCGGTTCCTGCGAATGGAGGAGGCAGCCAGGATTTTTgcactgagggaggaagaggagcagaagagtctgAAGATGAAGGAGAAAATTGTGAAGATGAGAAAAAAGATCTCATCTCTTTCAGACTCAATCAGAGCCATAGAGAAGGAGATGggagctgatgacatcacattcCTGCAG AGCTACAAGAGCACAGTGGAAAG agcccagtgcacactgcaggatccagagagggtttcaggagctctaatcaatgtggcaaagcacctgggcAACCTGAAGTTCAGAGTCTGGGAGAAGATGCAGAAAATTATTCAATATA CTCCTGTGACTCTGGATCCCAACACTGCACACCcacacctcttcctctctgagGATCTGACCGGTGTGAGGTGTGTTGATGAGAGACAGCCGCTTCCTGATAACCCCGAGAGATTTGAGAAGTATACCAGTGTCCTGGGCTCTGAGGGCTTTAACTCAGGGACCCACTGCTGGGATGTGGAGGTCGGGGACAGTGAAGACTGGGTCCTGGGTGTGATGGCAGAGTCTGGTCAGAGGAAGGGAGAGCATTACTCTCAAAGCAGACTGTGGTATGTTAAGTACACAGATGTTAGATGCATAGCATGTGCTCCACCACAGCCCTACACTCTCCTAACAGTGAAGCAGAAACTCCAGAGGATCAAAGTGCAGCTGGACTGGGACAGAGGAGAGCTGTCATTCTCTGACCCTGATaataacacacacctacacactttcAAACACACTTTCACTGAGAGAGTGTTTCCATACTTTGCCACAGTACCTCAACTGAGGATCTTATCAATGAAGGCATCGGCAACGGTAGAGAAGCTCAAAGGTTAa